One window of Cohnella hashimotonis genomic DNA carries:
- a CDS encoding MFS transporter → MNGAPFRILWLSQSLANLGDSFYIVAVVTLIYERTGSAVAAGAFPLARVIGQGLSGILAPLLLDRWRLAALLWVFEIGQTACMLLLCAAVWGMPAHGGIAFILGTVFCVSVQHGWAISVRNALVPQLVEPARMLNANSLLAASDQAILMTGWTTGGILVARYGSAQVLLGVAALLFLSTLALSLIRRFGLKQAPLAEVRQDYWQSLKEGWAAIFRHPFVRQITLMEIVAGLGGSVWAGSIILVFVKEVLRENESWWGYINAGSLGGAIAGGLAVYAVADRIKNSFQTSMIVSSLLIGLLLLLFAYSNNGWLCLLYAFLAGPAYQLRGIIQKTAYQTCIPPALLPKSFSAFGTLAYMTYGISVVLLSGLADILGIQAVFAVTAVLYGLSAAIPLIKPKRHSSSGTINMDG, encoded by the coding sequence ATGAACGGGGCTCCGTTTCGCATTTTATGGCTGAGCCAATCGCTCGCCAATCTTGGCGATTCCTTTTATATCGTTGCTGTCGTCACGCTTATTTACGAACGGACCGGCTCTGCTGTGGCAGCGGGCGCCTTTCCGCTGGCACGGGTGATCGGACAAGGCCTGAGCGGCATTTTGGCTCCCTTGTTGCTGGACCGCTGGCGTCTCGCAGCGCTGCTCTGGGTATTCGAGATCGGACAGACCGCCTGTATGCTGCTGCTGTGCGCAGCCGTATGGGGGATGCCGGCTCATGGCGGAATCGCGTTTATATTAGGAACCGTTTTTTGCGTATCCGTTCAGCATGGATGGGCCATCTCCGTTCGCAATGCCCTCGTGCCGCAGTTGGTCGAGCCTGCGCGTATGCTTAACGCCAACAGTTTGCTGGCCGCTTCGGACCAAGCGATATTAATGACCGGGTGGACGACGGGCGGCATACTGGTGGCGCGCTACGGGAGTGCGCAAGTGCTGCTGGGCGTAGCCGCGCTCCTCTTCCTTTCAACGCTTGCATTGTCTCTGATCAGGAGGTTCGGCCTGAAGCAAGCCCCTCTTGCGGAGGTCAGGCAGGATTATTGGCAAAGTCTCAAAGAAGGGTGGGCGGCTATTTTTCGTCATCCGTTCGTCAGACAAATCACGCTGATGGAGATCGTCGCCGGTCTTGGAGGGAGCGTATGGGCAGGTTCAATCATTTTAGTATTCGTCAAGGAGGTTCTTAGGGAAAACGAAAGCTGGTGGGGCTACATCAACGCAGGATCGTTAGGCGGCGCGATTGCGGGCGGTCTCGCCGTATACGCGGTCGCCGACAGGATTAAAAACAGCTTTCAGACCAGCATGATCGTCTCTTCGCTCCTGATCGGCCTGCTGCTGCTGCTATTCGCGTACAGCAACAACGGCTGGCTGTGCCTGCTATATGCTTTTTTAGCCGGTCCCGCCTATCAATTGCGAGGCATTATCCAAAAAACGGCTTATCAGACCTGCATCCCGCCGGCTTTGCTTCCCAAGAGCTTTTCCGCTTTCGGGACACTGGCTTATATGACCTACGGAATATCGGTCGTTCTGCTGAGCGGGCTGGCGGACATCCTC
- a CDS encoding aKG-HExxH-type peptide beta-hydroxylase, with the protein MSGTNAKSNFSFLNGDHILSNIDRLIDISQGSLPGDAPSTRKERLFASLNALQHSNIPFSKEEILIDFNNHNLLEHLIRDGMLDREDTVSSAHVFEDEDQRIISDNIAKALGLLKLLQPELYHVMNELIGTIVCFRKPGYGGGSVSSLIGAIWFNPLAKWNVVDYAEALYHEFIHNSLFLDDMVNSIFPDTAIIATEEALVTSTILKIKRPLDRSFHSAAVAIGLMHFYHLLSDYDKISSFKEPLALTISEMNGKLKYLGEQGRIILNEMNGFIKKLDFDSISDSLKLDRYGTASL; encoded by the coding sequence ATGTCCGGTACGAACGCCAAAAGTAACTTCAGCTTTTTGAACGGAGACCATATTTTATCCAACATCGATCGATTGATCGATATCTCGCAGGGCAGTCTGCCCGGGGATGCGCCTTCTACCCGAAAAGAGCGTTTGTTCGCTTCTTTGAATGCGCTGCAGCACTCGAATATTCCGTTTAGCAAGGAAGAGATACTCATCGATTTTAATAACCATAACCTGCTCGAACACTTAATCCGAGACGGGATGCTGGACAGGGAAGACACCGTTTCGAGTGCGCATGTTTTTGAAGACGAGGACCAGCGGATCATCAGCGACAATATCGCCAAAGCGCTGGGCCTGCTTAAATTGCTGCAGCCCGAGCTTTATCATGTCATGAATGAACTGATCGGAACCATCGTCTGCTTCAGAAAACCGGGGTATGGCGGAGGGTCCGTCTCGAGTTTGATCGGCGCGATCTGGTTCAACCCGCTTGCCAAATGGAATGTCGTCGATTATGCGGAAGCGCTGTATCACGAATTTATTCACAACAGTCTGTTCCTTGACGACATGGTCAACTCTATTTTTCCCGATACCGCCATCATCGCCACTGAAGAAGCCCTTGTCACTTCAACCATTCTGAAAATAAAAAGACCGCTCGACCGTTCCTTCCATTCCGCTGCCGTCGCGATCGGTCTCATGCATTTTTATCATCTCTTGAGCGACTACGACAAAATCTCCAGCTTCAAAGAACCGCTCGCGCTGACCATCTCCGAGATGAACGGCAAGCTGAAGTACCTGGGCGAACAAGGCCGGATTATTTTAAACGAAATGAACGGATTCATTAAAAAACTGGACTTTGACAGTATCTCCGATTCCTTGAAGCTCGACAGATACGGCACCGCCAGTCTCTAA
- a CDS encoding SH3 domain-containing C40 family peptidase: protein MSNKVWAARLMLATMLTAFVPEMASAASVQAGAVEVVSTVSLRESPSTSGNLVKYLKAGESVTLLQVVNDYWLQVRDADGKTGYVSSNEKYVKTLSAPAAPARTATIKAAVTFRTQPSTAGHKIRMLRAGETVTVTGEPNSYWFAVRDAGGVVGYVSSSNDYISLNGAAPAPTPSPTPTPKPTPTPTPKSTPTPTPTPTPKPTPTPTPTPTPKPTATPTPEPTKAPAQTATILAAVNFRTQPSTSGDKIRFLKAGEIVVVTGQPNSYWYAVQDAAGVSGYVSASDAYISLNGVTATPTPTATPTPSDSEKVEAVIAAGMKYLGTPYEYGSDRGNTDTFDCSDFVRQAFKDGLGLVLPADSRTQAAYVKNNANGVTTDWHQLKRGDIMFFMSYKGSKASLYEDKQPFGETVTHTGIYLGDGQVLQTYSIASGGVRIDSIEGKHWEYRFLFGGSAL, encoded by the coding sequence ATGAGCAACAAGGTTTGGGCGGCAAGGTTGATGCTCGCGACGATGCTGACGGCGTTCGTGCCGGAGATGGCTTCGGCGGCTTCGGTACAAGCGGGCGCGGTGGAGGTCGTATCAACGGTCAGCCTACGGGAGTCGCCAAGCACGAGCGGCAATTTGGTTAAGTACTTGAAGGCGGGGGAGTCGGTGACGCTGCTGCAGGTGGTTAACGATTATTGGCTGCAAGTGCGGGATGCCGACGGTAAGACCGGGTACGTATCGTCGAACGAGAAGTACGTTAAAACCTTAAGCGCGCCTGCCGCTCCGGCACGAACGGCGACCATTAAGGCAGCCGTGACTTTTCGAACGCAGCCTTCCACGGCGGGACACAAGATTCGCATGCTGAGGGCAGGAGAAACAGTGACCGTAACCGGAGAGCCGAACAGCTATTGGTTCGCGGTCCGGGATGCGGGAGGCGTTGTCGGTTACGTCAGCTCATCCAATGATTACATAAGCTTGAACGGCGCTGCACCGGCGCCAACGCCATCGCCGACGCCAACTCCGAAGCCGACACCGACACCGACCCCGAAGTCGACACCGACGCCGACGCCCACACCAACTCCGAAGCCGACACCGACACCGACGCCCACACCAACTCCGAAGCCGACGGCTACGCCCACGCCCGAGCCGACGAAAGCACCGGCACAAACGGCAACGATTCTGGCAGCGGTCAACTTTCGAACCCAGCCGTCAACTTCGGGGGATAAAATCCGCTTCCTGAAAGCCGGCGAAATCGTGGTCGTGACCGGCCAGCCTAACAGCTACTGGTACGCGGTTCAGGATGCGGCGGGCGTATCCGGATACGTGAGCGCTTCCGACGCGTATATCAGCCTGAACGGCGTGACGGCTACACCGACGCCAACAGCTACGCCGACTCCTTCCGATTCGGAGAAGGTCGAAGCGGTGATCGCAGCCGGGATGAAGTACCTTGGCACGCCATACGAGTACGGCTCCGACCGGGGCAACACCGACACGTTCGATTGCTCGGACTTCGTCCGGCAGGCGTTCAAGGACGGGCTGGGGCTCGTGCTGCCGGCGGACTCGCGTACGCAGGCCGCTTACGTGAAGAACAACGCGAACGGCGTGACGACCGACTGGCACCAGCTGAAACGCGGGGATATCATGTTTTTTATGAGCTATAAAGGCTCCAAAGCTTCGCTCTACGAGGACAAGCAGCCGTTCGGCGAGACGGTCACCCATACGGGCATTTATCTCGGCGACGGCCAGGTGCTGCAGACGTACTCCATCGCATCGGGCGGCGTGCGCATCGACAGCATCGAAGGCAAGCACTGGGAATACCGCTTCCTGTTCGGCGGCAGCGCGCTATAG
- a CDS encoding MGDG synthase family glycosyltransferase — translation MRKKRILLLSEGFGTGHTQAAYALSVGLRQLSPRVQTRVIELGTFLNPVIGPLILSAYRKTVSKQPKLVGKLYRGHYHKSLNRLTRFALHRLFYNHVSDVVRQLKPDMIVCTHPFPNAVVSRLKRLGLDVPLYTLITDYDAHATWTNPEVTAYLVSSPTVRSRLISQGVAPSQVVVTGIPVHPNFWHPHDRAEILSQFKLSDMPTVLVMGGGWGLMAEEQMVEYMTSFADKVQLIICMGSNDKAREKLMAEPRFQHPNIKVLGFTKEVSKLMDVSDLLVTKPGGMTCTEGMAKGIPMLFYEPIPGQEEENLEYFVTHGFGEPLTATDTIDRWFRLIQEPYASDQHRGNLLALRNAEYNPAKCSEAVLSLLLEDVAPAAE, via the coding sequence ATGCGCAAAAAACGAATTCTACTGCTCTCCGAAGGCTTCGGCACCGGACATACGCAGGCGGCTTACGCTCTATCCGTAGGGCTCAGACAATTGTCGCCCCGCGTGCAGACGAGGGTCATCGAGCTGGGGACGTTCCTGAACCCCGTCATCGGACCGCTCATCCTGTCCGCCTACCGCAAGACCGTCAGCAAGCAGCCCAAGCTGGTCGGCAAGCTGTATCGCGGCCACTATCACAAATCGCTTAACAGACTGACCCGCTTCGCATTGCATCGACTGTTCTACAATCATGTTTCGGATGTCGTACGGCAACTGAAGCCCGATATGATCGTATGCACGCATCCATTTCCAAACGCGGTCGTCAGCCGGCTCAAGCGACTCGGTCTCGACGTGCCGCTCTATACATTGATTACAGACTATGACGCGCATGCCACCTGGACCAATCCCGAGGTGACCGCCTACCTTGTCAGCTCTCCGACCGTGCGCAGCCGGCTGATCTCGCAGGGCGTGGCGCCGTCGCAGGTGGTGGTCACCGGCATTCCGGTGCACCCGAACTTCTGGCATCCGCACGACCGCGCCGAGATTCTGTCCCAGTTCAAGCTGTCGGATATGCCGACGGTGCTGGTCATGGGCGGCGGCTGGGGGCTGATGGCCGAAGAGCAGATGGTCGAGTATATGACCTCGTTCGCCGATAAAGTGCAGCTCATCATATGCATGGGCAGCAACGACAAAGCCAGGGAAAAGCTGATGGCGGAGCCGCGCTTCCAGCACCCGAACATCAAGGTGCTCGGCTTCACAAAGGAAGTGTCCAAGCTGATGGACGTCTCGGACCTGCTCGTCACGAAGCCGGGCGGCATGACCTGCACCGAAGGGATGGCCAAGGGCATCCCGATGCTGTTCTACGAACCGATCCCGGGCCAGGAGGAAGAAAACCTGGAATACTTCGTGACCCACGGCTTCGGCGAACCGCTGACGGCAACGGATACGATCGACCGCTGGTTTCGCCTGATTCAGGAGCCTTACGCTTCCGACCAGCACAGAGGCAACCTCCTTGCGCTGCGCAACGCGGAGTACAACCCCGCCAAGTGCTCGGAAGCGGTGCTGTCCTTGCTGCTGGAGGACGTCGCGCCCGCGGCGGAATGA
- the kapB gene encoding sporulation phosphorelay system protein KapB — MLDVGQIVKAEHKTGQYIGKVASVDERRVLVEIMAVLRHPQQGDLHSAYDPDAALFHERRASAEREKVWIMLRDAVPYAGEVPPYRESLAAAWEAEIRRIDRMRRWSEQCLQCLDTLGTDYGLKDKS, encoded by the coding sequence ATGCTTGACGTCGGACAAATCGTGAAGGCGGAACACAAGACGGGACAATATATAGGAAAGGTTGCGAGCGTAGACGAGCGCAGGGTGCTGGTGGAGATCATGGCGGTGCTGCGGCATCCGCAGCAGGGTGACCTGCACAGCGCCTACGACCCGGACGCGGCGTTGTTTCATGAGCGGAGGGCATCGGCTGAGCGGGAAAAGGTGTGGATCATGCTGCGGGACGCCGTCCCTTACGCCGGCGAGGTGCCGCCTTACCGGGAATCGCTCGCTGCCGCATGGGAGGCCGAGATTCGCAGGATCGACCGTATGCGGCGCTGGTCGGAGCAGTGTCTTCAGTGCCTGGATACGCTCGGAACGGATTATGGCTTGAAGGACAAATCATAA
- a CDS encoding TetR/AcrR family transcriptional regulator, with product METMIDRKPTDRRKQVLEAASRSFAAFGYKATTMDQVAKAAGVGKGTIYTFFANKEELFEQIVKDLIAELKAVAERTLDPALPFSDNLLGILQQVLAYRDRHGLVVKLSQEVKEFGTPMAKGGLEAVERSIVDYIAGHVSDAIAKGEVRRSDPALTAYMMLKMYLALTAEGDHLHEPLDAEQVLAHFRFYCLEGLAVV from the coding sequence ATGGAGACGATGATCGACCGCAAACCTACGGATCGGCGCAAGCAAGTGCTTGAGGCGGCTTCGCGTTCGTTTGCCGCATTCGGCTACAAGGCGACGACGATGGACCAGGTCGCGAAGGCAGCCGGGGTGGGCAAGGGGACGATCTATACCTTTTTCGCCAACAAAGAAGAGCTGTTCGAGCAGATCGTGAAGGATCTGATCGCCGAGCTGAAGGCGGTAGCCGAACGGACGCTCGATCCCGCGCTCCCCTTTTCGGATAATCTGCTTGGCATCCTCCAGCAGGTGCTGGCCTATCGCGACAGGCATGGATTGGTCGTCAAGCTCTCTCAAGAGGTCAAGGAATTCGGCACGCCAATGGCGAAGGGCGGCCTGGAGGCCGTGGAGCGCTCGATCGTCGACTATATCGCCGGCCATGTGAGCGATGCAATCGCCAAAGGCGAGGTAAGGCGTTCGGATCCGGCACTCACGGCGTACATGATGCTGAAGATGTATCTGGCCCTGACCGCAGAGGGCGACCATCTGCACGAGCCGCTGGATGCGGAGCAGGTGCTTGCCCATTTTCGTTTTTACTGCCTGGAAGGCTTGGCGGTCGTTTGA
- a CDS encoding YhgE/Pip domain-containing protein, with amino-acid sequence MGKFKAAGGVVAGEFKRLTGSKMAMISILGLALIPLMYSGMLIGAFWDPYGKLDRMPVAVVNEDKGASLNGQKLAAGSDLVEELKKNAEFKWVFTDEKDAMDGLADHRYSLAFVVPEDFSAKTATLQDDAPQQANVQYYVDDGWNYLTSRIGESAAEKLKADVGREVTKAYAKATLESVGQAASGFGDAADGAQKLADGAKDAAGGAKTLHDNLAKLADGSIKLQQGVGKLSGGAASLKSGAGTLAGGAAELDGGLKQLASAQGKLATGAAQADSAAGKLAAGAGGLAASADKLAAGAGQVEQGAAQVADGAGQLAEGLKQYAAAHPDDEMLQQLVAASQRVADGATKTQQGAATAAAGAERLSAGQRQLADGANQLHAGTASLSKGLGQFGARLGEAESGAARLTDGARKLSAGAGTLANGIESAGSGVGTVKSGATQLADGSASLEDGLHKLESGSSELGAKLQDASAEAGSVKSGDDQAAMFADPIAVSEHKLTDVPNYGTGMAPYFLALGLYVGVLMSTVILPLRDAAGKVKNGWTWYASKLLLFAPVVLLQVALADTVLIYGIGLKVPDVAAFYGISAVIALTYMTIVQFLVTLADTVGRFVAVVLLTLQLAASEGTYPKELLPQWLQAIGEWMPMTHAIEALRLALSGRSASLIGEQLLDLAAFAAVFVALTLGLFALRSRKIRPAQAQPGTLQA; translated from the coding sequence GTGGGAAAATTTAAAGCGGCTGGCGGCGTCGTCGCCGGCGAATTCAAGAGGCTGACGGGCAGCAAGATGGCCATGATCTCGATTTTGGGCCTTGCGTTGATCCCGCTCATGTACAGCGGCATGCTGATCGGCGCGTTCTGGGACCCCTACGGCAAGCTGGATCGTATGCCGGTTGCCGTCGTTAACGAGGACAAGGGCGCATCGCTTAACGGGCAAAAGCTGGCTGCGGGCAGCGACCTGGTCGAAGAGCTGAAGAAAAACGCGGAGTTCAAATGGGTGTTTACGGATGAAAAGGACGCGATGGACGGACTCGCCGATCATCGCTACTCGCTGGCGTTCGTCGTGCCGGAGGACTTCTCGGCGAAAACCGCGACGCTGCAAGATGATGCCCCGCAGCAGGCGAACGTTCAATATTACGTCGACGACGGTTGGAACTACCTGACGAGCCGGATCGGCGAATCGGCGGCGGAAAAGCTCAAGGCCGACGTCGGCCGCGAGGTGACGAAGGCTTATGCCAAGGCGACGCTCGAGTCGGTAGGCCAAGCGGCGAGCGGCTTCGGCGACGCGGCCGACGGCGCGCAGAAGCTCGCGGACGGCGCCAAGGACGCGGCGGGCGGCGCGAAGACGCTGCACGATAATCTGGCGAAGCTGGCCGACGGCTCAATCAAGCTGCAGCAAGGGGTCGGCAAGCTGTCCGGCGGCGCGGCGAGCCTGAAGAGCGGCGCGGGTACGCTGGCGGGCGGCGCGGCTGAATTGGACGGCGGCCTCAAGCAGCTGGCATCGGCGCAAGGCAAGCTGGCTACGGGTGCCGCGCAGGCGGATTCGGCCGCCGGCAAGCTGGCTGCGGGCGCGGGCGGACTCGCCGCAAGCGCCGACAAGCTGGCGGCCGGAGCAGGCCAGGTGGAGCAGGGCGCAGCCCAGGTCGCCGACGGCGCGGGTCAGCTCGCCGAAGGGCTGAAGCAGTACGCGGCGGCGCATCCCGACGACGAGATGCTGCAGCAGCTTGTCGCCGCCTCGCAGCGCGTGGCGGACGGCGCGACGAAGACGCAGCAGGGGGCGGCGACAGCCGCGGCGGGCGCCGAGCGGTTGTCGGCCGGTCAGCGGCAGCTGGCCGACGGGGCGAATCAGCTGCATGCGGGCACGGCCTCGCTTAGCAAGGGGCTCGGGCAGTTCGGCGCGAGGCTCGGCGAAGCCGAATCCGGCGCGGCGCGCCTGACCGATGGCGCCCGCAAGTTGTCCGCGGGCGCGGGCACGCTCGCGAACGGTATCGAGAGCGCCGGTTCGGGCGTCGGCACGGTGAAGAGCGGTGCGACGCAGCTGGCCGACGGTTCGGCGTCGCTCGAGGACGGGCTGCACAAGCTCGAGTCGGGCTCGAGCGAGCTGGGCGCCAAGCTGCAGGATGCGTCCGCCGAAGCTGGCAGCGTAAAGAGCGGAGACGATCAGGCGGCGATGTTCGCCGATCCGATCGCCGTCTCCGAGCACAAGCTGACGGATGTGCCGAACTATGGCACGGGCATGGCGCCGTACTTCCTGGCGCTGGGGCTCTACGTGGGCGTGCTCATGTCCACCGTCATTTTGCCGCTGCGCGACGCTGCGGGCAAGGTAAAGAACGGCTGGACCTGGTATGCGTCCAAGCTGCTGCTGTTCGCGCCGGTCGTGCTGCTGCAGGTAGCGCTGGCGGATACGGTGCTGATTTACGGCATCGGGCTGAAGGTGCCCGATGTCGCCGCCTTCTACGGCATCAGCGCAGTCATCGCCTTGACTTATATGACGATCGTGCAATTTCTCGTCACGCTGGCGGATACGGTGGGGCGCTTCGTCGCCGTCGTCCTGCTCACTTTGCAGCTGGCTGCCAGCGAGGGCACGTATCCGAAGGAGCTGTTGCCGCAATGGCTGCAGGCGATCGGCGAATGGATGCCGATGACGCATGCGATCGAGGCGCTGCGTCTCGCGCTCTCAGGCCGATCGGCGTCGCTGATCGGCGAGCAGCTGCTCGATCTGGCTGCTTTCGCGGCGGTATTCGTTGCGCTGACGCTCGGTTTGTTCGCGCTTCGCAGCCGCAAGATCCGGCCGGCGCAGGCCCAGCCTGGCACGCTGCAGGCCTAG
- a CDS encoding IS3 family transposase translates to MKRGEPVARVLRILELNESTYYERRKRAAQPDAERVEPVRRGRPVPGYAYNESGEKVCDEQIQEWLLLLLEGEEHVYGYKLLARCIRKQYGVKLNKKKAYRMCKALGILQKKRQRLQTHPRRLPRNHTITASNQLWQMDIKYGYALGQERFFFVLSIIDVFDRVVVGQYRGPVCEAKHAVQTLGIALQQRLQPGEALPIIRTDNGPQFVSKLFQDMCECWEMVHERIPPRTPNMNAYIESFHSILERCLFSNRTFMTLEEAYEALDQFMDFYNNRKMHGSLKNMAPTAFAAWVKTLDDASAFYRSV, encoded by the coding sequence ATTAAACGGGGGGAGCCTGTAGCACGGGTTCTGCGCATTCTCGAGTTGAATGAGTCCACCTATTATGAGCGGCGTAAGCGTGCCGCTCAGCCTGACGCAGAACGCGTCGAGCCGGTCCGCAGGGGACGCCCTGTGCCCGGATACGCCTACAACGAATCGGGCGAGAAAGTCTGCGACGAGCAAATCCAGGAATGGCTGTTGCTACTGCTGGAGGGCGAAGAGCACGTCTATGGCTATAAGCTGTTAGCGCGCTGTATTCGCAAGCAGTACGGGGTGAAGCTGAACAAGAAAAAGGCTTATCGCATGTGCAAGGCACTCGGCATTCTTCAAAAAAAGCGGCAACGCCTACAGACGCATCCTCGGCGATTGCCGAGAAATCACACCATCACCGCATCGAATCAACTTTGGCAAATGGATATCAAATATGGCTATGCCTTGGGTCAGGAGCGTTTCTTTTTCGTACTCAGCATCATCGACGTGTTCGACCGCGTCGTCGTAGGGCAATACCGCGGCCCTGTTTGCGAGGCCAAGCACGCGGTGCAGACCCTGGGGATCGCGCTGCAGCAGCGCCTTCAGCCGGGTGAAGCACTGCCTATCATCCGCACGGACAACGGCCCCCAGTTCGTCAGCAAGCTGTTTCAAGACATGTGCGAGTGCTGGGAGATGGTCCATGAACGGATTCCGCCGCGGACACCGAATATGAATGCCTACATCGAGTCTTTCCACAGCATCCTTGAGCGTTGTTTGTTTAGCAATCGTACATTCATGACGCTGGAGGAAGCTTATGAAGCGCTCGACCAATTCATGGATTTTTATAACAACCGTAAGATGCACGGCAGCCTAAAAAACATGGCTCCAACAGCGTTCGCAGCGTGGGTTAAGACATTGGACGATGCTTCAGCCTTTTACAGATCGGTGTAA
- a CDS encoding transposase, with amino-acid sequence MGKRLKEETRLRIVKEALAGVKVGVLARMYDIHPETIRLWIREHRDFIPPEDIPSADEHLQEIQRLQEVEQRYDRAVKALGEKELEIEILRELLKKTTPVYPKNSK; translated from the coding sequence ATGGGAAAAAGGTTAAAGGAAGAAACACGGCTTAGAATTGTTAAGGAAGCATTGGCTGGGGTTAAGGTGGGGGTGCTTGCTCGCATGTACGACATTCACCCCGAAACCATTCGTTTGTGGATACGCGAGCATCGTGACTTTATTCCACCGGAGGACATTCCCTCGGCAGACGAGCATTTGCAAGAAATCCAGCGGTTGCAGGAAGTCGAGCAGCGGTATGACAGAGCGGTTAAAGCGCTTGGTGAAAAAGAACTCGAAATTGAAATTCTGCGTGAACTGCTAAAAAAAACAACCCCCGTTTATCCGAAAAATTCGAAGTAG